One genomic region from Fictibacillus marinisediminis encodes:
- a CDS encoding TrmB family transcriptional regulator, translating into MLQQFGFTQYESQVYQSLITEDQPLDATGIVKRSGVPRSKVYEVLHRLAEKGMIMESTVEKKRLYTALPIEATIKKLKADFETNVQQLREAQIKKTVTDDRVWTLKDNQSIQSVLQGLLQGAEQSIIISGWADDLAGYLPLLEEKYKNGHSVKIHVIGELSTEIPDVSTLIPDTQHGTLERSRILIVDEEEMLFAGMEDTAWQAIRTKSRPLVKFFAEFFYHDVALTEITRKYKDTVMKDEAVRNVLLNLRY; encoded by the coding sequence ATGCTGCAGCAATTCGGATTTACTCAATATGAAAGCCAGGTGTATCAATCCTTAATCACCGAGGATCAGCCACTGGATGCTACCGGTATTGTCAAACGTTCTGGAGTTCCCCGTTCCAAAGTGTATGAGGTGCTTCACCGTCTGGCGGAAAAAGGAATGATCATGGAATCAACGGTGGAAAAAAAGCGGCTGTATACTGCACTGCCGATCGAGGCAACGATTAAAAAGCTCAAAGCCGACTTTGAGACCAATGTACAGCAGCTCAGAGAAGCACAAATAAAAAAAACAGTAACCGACGACCGGGTGTGGACGCTGAAAGACAATCAGTCCATTCAATCTGTCCTGCAAGGTCTGCTGCAGGGAGCGGAACAATCCATCATCATTTCTGGGTGGGCGGATGACTTAGCAGGCTATCTCCCATTACTGGAAGAGAAATATAAAAACGGGCATTCAGTAAAAATCCATGTGATCGGTGAACTCTCCACGGAAATTCCGGACGTCTCGACCTTAATACCAGATACGCAGCACGGAACGTTGGAGAGAAGCCGAATCCTGATCGTGGACGAAGAAGAGATGCTCTTTGCAGGGATGGAAGATACGGCCTGGCAGGCTATTCGGACGAAATCACGTCCTCTCGTCAAATTCTTCGCGGAATTCTTTTATCATGATGTGGCACTAACAGAAATCACAAGAAAATACAAAGACACTGTCATGAAGGATGAAGCGGTAAGGAATGTTTTGTTGAACTTAAGATATTAG
- a CDS encoding diacylglycerol/lipid kinase family protein: MKKAMIILNPSSGKEQAKDLLPEAERTLQKFHEEVTVCETRKEGDAEEFARKACELHYDTVVSMGGDGTVSEAVNGLAEQGHRPDFGIIPLGTVNDFSRALNIPLDPFEAIKILPYQHYKKADIGKINDRHFMNVLAVGAIAEASYNVSTEQKTLLGPFAYFVEGMKALINKTPFSLTLSHDQGQWEGKAYLLITALTNSVGGFEKLAPHAKVNDGIFHLYVVKNISFPGTLNIIPKLMKGELKEHDDVEYIKSASLKVSASEKLVVNIDGDEGEPLPFQANVLKQHLSLFVPPEGN, encoded by the coding sequence ATGAAAAAGGCGATGATTATCTTGAATCCTTCTTCTGGAAAGGAACAAGCGAAGGATCTTCTTCCGGAGGCGGAACGAACACTTCAAAAATTTCATGAGGAAGTGACCGTTTGTGAAACAAGAAAAGAAGGCGACGCTGAGGAGTTTGCAAGAAAAGCATGTGAACTTCACTATGATACCGTAGTATCCATGGGCGGGGATGGTACAGTTAGTGAGGCAGTCAACGGACTCGCTGAACAAGGGCACCGTCCTGATTTTGGAATTATTCCGCTCGGTACGGTCAACGATTTCTCAAGAGCGCTGAACATTCCGCTTGATCCTTTTGAAGCTATAAAAATTCTTCCTTACCAGCACTATAAAAAAGCTGATATCGGTAAAATCAATGACAGACACTTTATGAATGTTCTGGCGGTGGGAGCCATTGCCGAAGCCTCCTACAACGTGAGTACAGAGCAAAAAACACTGCTCGGGCCGTTTGCTTATTTTGTGGAAGGAATGAAAGCACTCATTAATAAAACCCCATTTTCATTAACCCTCTCGCATGATCAAGGCCAATGGGAGGGAAAAGCGTATTTATTAATTACCGCACTTACCAATTCAGTAGGAGGTTTTGAAAAGCTTGCGCCACATGCGAAGGTGAATGACGGGATCTTTCATCTTTACGTGGTCAAAAACATTTCTTTTCCTGGTACGTTAAACATCATCCCAAAACTGATGAAGGGTGAATTAAAAGAACACGATGATGTGGAGTATATCAAGTCGGCTTCCCTGAAGGTTTCTGCTTCAGAAAAGCTTGTGGTTAACATTGATGGAGATGAAGGTGAGCCGCTTCCATTTCAAGCAAATGTGCTGAAACAACATCTCTCACTGTTTGTCCCCCCTGAAGGAAACTAA
- a CDS encoding MFS transporter, producing the protein MNKRVYLLTIVSFVVGMVELIIGGILDLVAEDLHVSIGHAGFLITAFSLVFAVASPVLLMMTSKVERKRLTLLTLLVFFAGNGIAIFSPTYSVLLIARILSAASGSLLVVLCITIASNIVSEQYRARAIGVVFMGISASLVLGVPIGLMLGNAFGWRAPFILIAGLTLLSMAGVYFFMEQMASKPAVSLMTQIKTLKNRKLLFGQLTSFLFLAGHLTLYGYLTPFLKTALGLNGTWVSIVYLVFGCAAVAGGGVGGFLADRFGTKRSIIGFIILFGFTMFVIPYTTFSLPLFLSVMIIWSMLSWAITPAMQSYLIESSTAETSDIQQSLNNTALHFGIAFGSAIGGFVIEQSTVESNATVGGCFIIIALATALISMSERKRSLSALRNQS; encoded by the coding sequence ATGAATAAACGTGTTTACTTATTGACCATCGTATCTTTTGTTGTAGGTATGGTTGAATTGATCATAGGCGGAATACTTGATCTCGTGGCGGAAGACTTACATGTCAGCATCGGCCATGCCGGTTTTCTGATCACAGCATTTTCGCTTGTTTTTGCGGTCGCCTCACCTGTTCTTCTTATGATGACATCTAAAGTAGAAAGAAAACGCCTTACTCTGCTGACACTGCTCGTGTTTTTCGCCGGAAACGGCATTGCGATCTTCAGCCCGACATACAGTGTGCTCTTGATTGCCCGAATCCTATCAGCGGCAAGCGGCTCTCTGCTGGTTGTTCTGTGCATCACGATCGCATCTAATATCGTATCTGAACAATATCGTGCTCGTGCCATCGGTGTCGTTTTCATGGGAATCAGTGCCTCGCTCGTGCTTGGAGTTCCGATCGGATTAATGCTTGGAAATGCATTCGGCTGGCGTGCTCCTTTTATTTTGATCGCCGGATTGACGCTGCTTTCCATGGCTGGGGTTTACTTTTTTATGGAGCAAATGGCTTCAAAACCTGCTGTTTCCCTTATGACACAGATAAAGACGCTGAAAAACCGAAAGCTTCTGTTCGGCCAGTTAACGTCCTTCCTCTTTTTGGCCGGCCACTTGACGCTTTATGGATATTTAACACCCTTCTTAAAAACGGCCCTTGGCCTGAACGGAACGTGGGTAAGCATTGTCTATCTCGTCTTTGGCTGTGCGGCGGTAGCTGGCGGAGGTGTTGGAGGTTTTCTTGCTGACCGTTTTGGTACGAAACGCTCTATTATTGGGTTTATCATTCTTTTCGGGTTTACGATGTTCGTTATTCCTTATACAACGTTTTCCCTTCCGCTTTTCTTGAGCGTGATGATTATCTGGAGCATGCTGAGCTGGGCCATTACACCCGCGATGCAGAGCTATCTTATCGAATCCTCCACTGCTGAAACGTCAGATATCCAGCAAAGCCTGAATAACACGGCGCTTCACTTTGGTATTGCGTTCGGTTCTGCCATCGGCGGTTTTGTGATTGAGCAATCTACCGTAGAATCCAATGCAACCGTCGGCGGATGTTTCATTATTATCGCCCTGGCTACCGCTTTGATTTCAATGTCGGAACGCAAGCGGAGCTTATCAGCCTTACGAAATCAATCCTAA
- a CDS encoding APC family permease has protein sequence MFSYLKRLLIGRPLKSNELGEQKLNKTKALAILSSDALSSVAYGPEQILIVLVTVGAAAFWYSIPIAVGVLILLTALILSYRQIIFAYPHGGGAYVVSRDNLGVNPGLIAGGSLLVDYILTVAVSVSAGTDAITSAFPALHSYTVPIAIVFVLFLTTLNLRGVTESASILAYPVYLFVLALFILIGVGLYQISTGQVPADLHTSVGTPVAGISLFLLLKAFASGSSALTGVEAISNAIPNFKDPAPNNASKTLMAMGGLLALLFSGIVYLAYYYGITPSVKETVVSQIADHTFGRNYMYYFIQGTTALILILAANTGYSAFPLLAVNLAKDKFIMRMFTIRGDRLGYSNGIITLGVSAIILIILFKGQTEHLIPLYAVGVFIPFTLSQSGMIVKWIREKPKGWVSKLIINATGALISLTVTLMFFFTKFPQVWPVLIFLPIIVIIFHKIKTHYELVGEQLRIKPDQQPKTIEGNVIIVPVAGITQVVENSINFATSLTDQVIAVYVAFEREDERIFEEKWKKWQPNVRLVTLHSHYRSIIQPLTKFIDTVQHKANENNYQVTVLIPQFITKKSWHNILHNQSSLLIRAYLLFKRDVVIATVPYRFKK, from the coding sequence GTGTTTTCTTATTTAAAGAGACTATTAATCGGAAGACCGCTCAAATCAAATGAGCTGGGGGAGCAGAAGCTTAACAAAACAAAAGCTTTAGCCATTCTTTCCTCAGATGCGTTATCATCTGTTGCGTATGGACCGGAGCAGATCTTGATCGTCTTAGTTACGGTTGGTGCTGCGGCTTTCTGGTATTCCATTCCCATTGCGGTTGGTGTACTTATTCTTTTAACTGCACTTATTTTGTCTTATCGGCAGATTATTTTTGCCTATCCACATGGCGGTGGGGCTTATGTTGTTTCAAGAGATAATTTGGGCGTGAATCCTGGATTAATCGCAGGCGGCTCGCTGCTGGTTGATTATATTTTAACCGTGGCAGTTAGTGTGTCAGCGGGTACAGATGCTATTACGTCTGCTTTCCCGGCGCTGCATTCTTATACTGTACCGATTGCGATTGTGTTTGTTTTGTTCCTTACAACTTTAAATTTGCGTGGGGTAACAGAATCTGCTTCAATTTTAGCTTATCCCGTTTATCTGTTTGTCCTAGCTTTATTTATCTTGATAGGTGTTGGATTGTATCAAATTTCAACGGGCCAGGTGCCTGCTGACTTACATACGTCTGTTGGAACACCAGTTGCCGGAATCAGTCTGTTTTTATTGCTGAAGGCCTTTGCTTCAGGCAGCTCAGCGTTAACAGGTGTAGAAGCCATTTCCAATGCTATACCGAATTTCAAGGATCCTGCCCCCAACAATGCGTCAAAGACGTTGATGGCCATGGGCGGATTATTGGCTTTACTATTTTCAGGAATTGTTTATTTGGCTTATTATTATGGAATTACTCCAAGTGTAAAGGAGACAGTGGTTTCTCAAATTGCCGACCATACATTTGGAAGAAACTATATGTATTATTTTATTCAGGGAACAACAGCATTAATTCTAATTTTGGCGGCAAACACAGGATATTCCGCTTTCCCGTTGCTCGCAGTTAACCTTGCAAAAGACAAATTTATCATGCGGATGTTTACCATTAGGGGTGACAGGCTTGGTTACTCAAATGGAATCATTACATTGGGAGTCAGCGCGATTATCCTGATCATCCTGTTTAAAGGACAGACAGAGCATCTTATTCCGCTTTATGCCGTCGGGGTGTTTATCCCTTTCACTTTGTCTCAGTCAGGCATGATCGTGAAATGGATCAGGGAAAAACCAAAGGGATGGGTATCAAAGCTTATTATCAATGCAACCGGAGCTCTCATCAGTTTAACGGTAACCCTGATGTTCTTCTTTACTAAATTTCCACAGGTGTGGCCGGTATTAATCTTCTTGCCGATCATCGTCATCATCTTTCATAAGATCAAAACACATTATGAATTAGTAGGAGAACAATTAAGAATTAAACCGGATCAGCAGCCGAAGACGATTGAAGGCAACGTCATTATCGTACCTGTAGCAGGAATTACACAAGTTGTTGAAAACTCCATTAATTTTGCTACCTCTCTTACAGATCAGGTCATAGCGGTATATGTTGCATTTGAGCGTGAGGACGAAAGAATTTTCGAAGAAAAATGGAAGAAATGGCAGCCGAATGTGCGCCTCGTTACGCTGCATTCCCATTATCGAAGCATTATCCAGCCATTGACGAAATTTATTGACACGGTGCAGCATAAAGCCAATGAAAATAACTATCAAGTAACCGTATTGATACCTCAGTTCATTACGAAAAAAAGCTGGCATAATATTCTTCATAACCAGTCAAGCTTACTGATTCGAGCGTATTTGCTCTTTAAACGAGATGTGGTCATTGCGACCGTGCCTTACCGTTTTAAAAAATAG